One Pseudoalteromonas sp. UG3-2 DNA window includes the following coding sequences:
- a CDS encoding DUF4856 domain-containing protein, whose amino-acid sequence MVLRKSLLSSAILAATLGLTACGGSSSNSNDNNDDNTTTPPPATNAAPTISADNASITEDKLGEAVANVSFSDDSDAVSELTFTVSDNRFEVVDGVLKLKASNALNYEQVEGGAVTITVTATDSEGEKAEADIAVAVTDVEATAGVNVYAFNNANGESSVAYSGQVARHAAMVHIKSLMGKLDNEVVVEAEGDKTAESQKTAEEAIKEIKSFLLTNDSIIENTLGFAEGANAEQTTLGEISSSLKKVAGEGGKIAGRDTSHMHKAWEEDGTMVGWSDFGNQAGTPEGLALHFVDLLEAQLKAFATGANITAEHNGQSVVLNKLYVTPEGLDLAQLVQKHLNGAVALSQGADDYLDDKMLFGVDDEGKPYADNTNSGGSYTELEHKFDEGYGYFGAAINYLEYSDDEIAGKGGREEFGNGYNDFDGNGEIDLNSEYNFGNSTNAAKRDRGTKGNAHPTDFTAQAQLAFIAARKLINDNVGTDVAQWATEDQERLEALRDQAILAWEKSIAATVVHYINDTISDDDGDIFDIASGDFTAEQFYTVAKHWSEMKGFALNFQFNPHSPVTAENFANIHELMGDKPVLSADGVDAYKADLEQARDIIAAAYGFDAENVANW is encoded by the coding sequence ATGGTACTTAGAAAGTCTCTGTTAAGCTCAGCAATTTTAGCTGCTACCTTAGGTTTAACCGCATGTGGTGGTTCAAGCAGCAATTCAAACGATAATAACGACGATAACACTACCACTCCGCCGCCAGCCACTAACGCGGCACCGACTATTTCAGCCGATAACGCCAGCATCACTGAAGATAAGCTAGGTGAGGCGGTTGCGAATGTTTCTTTCTCAGACGACAGCGATGCCGTCAGCGAGTTGACCTTTACCGTGTCAGATAACCGCTTCGAAGTGGTGGATGGTGTGTTGAAGCTAAAAGCCTCTAACGCTCTGAACTACGAGCAAGTTGAAGGCGGTGCCGTGACTATCACAGTGACGGCAACAGACAGTGAAGGTGAAAAGGCTGAGGCTGATATTGCGGTTGCAGTAACTGACGTGGAAGCAACTGCTGGGGTAAATGTATACGCCTTTAATAACGCCAATGGTGAATCAAGCGTGGCTTACTCAGGGCAGGTTGCTCGTCATGCTGCAATGGTTCACATCAAGAGCCTAATGGGCAAATTGGACAACGAAGTCGTAGTTGAAGCTGAAGGCGATAAAACAGCTGAAAGTCAAAAAACAGCTGAAGAGGCTATCAAAGAAATTAAAAGCTTTTTACTCACTAACGACAGCATTATTGAAAACACCTTAGGTTTTGCTGAAGGCGCGAATGCTGAGCAAACCACACTGGGCGAAATTTCTAGTTCATTGAAAAAAGTCGCTGGTGAAGGCGGTAAAATCGCCGGCCGTGATACTTCTCACATGCATAAAGCATGGGAAGAAGATGGAACCATGGTGGGCTGGTCTGACTTTGGTAACCAAGCAGGAACACCTGAAGGCTTAGCGCTTCACTTTGTTGACCTACTCGAAGCGCAACTTAAAGCGTTTGCAACTGGCGCAAACATCACCGCAGAGCACAATGGTCAGTCAGTGGTGCTAAACAAGCTTTACGTCACGCCAGAAGGCCTGGATTTAGCGCAATTGGTACAGAAGCACCTTAACGGTGCGGTAGCACTGTCTCAAGGCGCCGATGACTACCTTGATGATAAAATGCTGTTTGGCGTTGATGATGAAGGCAAGCCTTATGCAGATAACACAAATTCAGGCGGCAGCTACACTGAGCTGGAGCATAAATTCGACGAAGGTTATGGCTACTTTGGCGCTGCGATTAACTACCTAGAGTACAGCGACGATGAAATTGCTGGTAAAGGTGGCCGTGAAGAGTTTGGCAATGGTTACAATGACTTTGATGGCAACGGTGAAATTGATCTGAACTCAGAGTACAACTTTGGTAACTCAACCAACGCGGCAAAGCGTGACCGTGGTACTAAAGGAAATGCTCACCCAACTGACTTTACTGCGCAAGCACAGTTAGCGTTTATTGCAGCACGAAAGCTTATCAACGATAACGTAGGGACTGATGTAGCACAGTGGGCAACTGAAGACCAAGAGCGCCTAGAGGCACTGCGTGACCAAGCTATCTTAGCGTGGGAAAAATCAATTGCAGCGACCGTGGTACACTACATCAATGATACAATCTCTGATGATGACGGTGACATTTTCGATATCGCCTCAGGTGACTTTACTGCTGAGCAGTTCTACACCGTGGCGAAGCACTGGTCAGAAATGAAAGGCTTTGCCCTTAACTTCCAGTTTAATCCGCATTCTCCAGTAACGGCGGAAAACTTTGCTAACATCCACGAGTTGATGGGCGATAAGCCAGTTTTATCAGCGGATGGGGTTGACGCTTACAAAGCCGACCTAGAGCAAGCCCGTGATATTATTGCAGCTGCATACGGTTTTGATGCCGAGAATGTTGCTAACTGGTAA
- the ilvY gene encoding HTH-type transcriptional activator IlvY, giving the protein MNHKQLKYFLALADTLHFSRASERCFVSPPTLSRQIKQLEEEVGAPLFLRDNRTVELTQQGKAFIHYAQSTLSSWRQFKSECVDDNKPLSGELSLFCSVTATYSFIYDLFSRFRHQYPQVELNLITGDPAHSIAQVASGKEDVAVAVKPKHLPSGIEYLPIGRSRLVFIGPTMDCPLKATLEQHSDGEMPWHSLSFIMPEQGVLKERVDNFCKKHHFTPKVYTHVSGHEAMVALASLGFGIACVPEIVISQSPFKNQVQLLQLRSDEIEIGLVTKNKRLYDPVVKALWDTAKGLFTL; this is encoded by the coding sequence ATGAATCATAAACAATTAAAATACTTTCTTGCTCTGGCTGACACACTGCACTTTTCTCGCGCCAGTGAGCGTTGTTTTGTAAGTCCACCCACATTAAGTCGACAAATTAAGCAGTTAGAGGAAGAAGTTGGGGCGCCACTGTTTTTGCGAGATAACCGCACAGTCGAGTTAACCCAGCAAGGCAAAGCATTTATTCACTATGCCCAGTCGACTTTATCGAGTTGGCGGCAATTTAAGAGTGAGTGTGTAGACGATAATAAACCGCTCAGTGGTGAGCTCAGTTTATTTTGTTCGGTGACCGCGACTTACAGTTTTATTTATGATTTATTCTCACGGTTTCGCCACCAATACCCGCAGGTAGAGTTGAACCTCATTACCGGCGATCCGGCGCACTCAATTGCGCAAGTGGCCAGTGGCAAAGAAGATGTGGCGGTGGCGGTAAAGCCAAAACATTTGCCCAGTGGCATCGAATATTTGCCAATTGGTCGCTCGCGCTTAGTGTTTATTGGCCCCACCATGGACTGCCCCCTAAAAGCCACCTTAGAGCAGCACAGCGATGGTGAAATGCCATGGCACAGCTTGTCTTTCATTATGCCAGAGCAGGGCGTATTGAAAGAAAGGGTGGATAATTTTTGCAAAAAACACCATTTTACGCCCAAGGTGTATACCCATGTTTCAGGTCACGAAGCCATGGTGGCACTGGCCAGCCTAGGTTTTGGTATTGCTTGTGTGCCAGAAATCGTGATCAGTCAAAGCCCGTTCAAAAATCAAGTGCAATTATTACAACTGCGTTCAGACGAAATTGAAATTGGCTTAGTAACTAAGAATAAAAGACTATACGATCCGGTGGTTAAGGCCCTATGGGATACGGCAAAAGGATTATTTACGTTGTAA
- a CDS encoding TonB-dependent receptor family protein, producing the protein MTKRMNMKKSLLAVATALAMPYAIAADDNADIEHISIISHHDKLRKEAGSATLLSEAQLEEYEYDDIHRILANVPGVNIREEDGYGLRPNIGFRGVTPERSKKITIMEDGVLIGPAPYSAPAAYYFPVTTRMTAVEVFKGPAAIQHGPQTVAGALNLVTRQVPEFTEGGLDVAAGSDGYSKAHGYYGSVVNNVGFLFEAVNLQADGFKELDNGGDTGFEKNDFLAKFNYKLSQGDLNHTFGLKLSYADELSDETYLGLTDEDFAANPYRRYAATQPAEMDTKHTQVMFSHLLEGNGFDVITRLYRNDYERAWLKLNGIGSSGGPSLSKVLANPADFADEYAVITGSRDSVIAGSNLFLTMGTNDREYFSQGVQVDADATVSLFGLEHDVAVGLRFHEDEIERKHFEQAYAMESGIPMLVEGSKQFASLNSENTKAWSVYIEDKVQLDALTLGVGLRGELMDMYYQDNKDADRWIDKTTRIWLPSVSGFYQLSEDAGLLFGVHQGFIPSSPQQDPNLELEKSINYEFGGRFNDGVTQFEVVSFFNDYDNLNETCGQSNCGVNDQQGRQFSGGEASVYGLEMQFAQRYPLNLQVDIPYSFTYTYTKGEFESEQFTKFAQWGHIKDGDELPYLPDHQATFNIGLAANDWKINLAVKYISSMSESAGRSWVLYDASGQTELDSYELPLESSKVPSATIVDLSASYELGRYGQIYGKIDNLFDDAEIVSRRPYGARPGKPRQVSLGYKYRF; encoded by the coding sequence ATGACTAAGCGTATGAACATGAAAAAATCTTTACTGGCAGTGGCAACCGCCTTGGCTATGCCATATGCCATTGCGGCCGATGATAATGCCGATATTGAGCACATTTCGATTATTAGCCACCACGATAAGCTACGCAAAGAAGCCGGCTCGGCAACCTTGTTGTCAGAAGCGCAGCTAGAGGAATACGAATACGACGACATTCACCGTATTTTGGCTAACGTGCCGGGTGTCAATATTCGTGAGGAAGATGGTTACGGGCTGCGTCCAAACATTGGCTTTCGAGGCGTAACGCCTGAACGCAGTAAAAAAATCACCATTATGGAAGATGGGGTGTTAATCGGGCCGGCGCCATATTCCGCTCCCGCAGCGTACTATTTCCCAGTGACCACGCGCATGACCGCAGTGGAAGTGTTTAAAGGTCCTGCAGCTATCCAACATGGCCCACAGACGGTGGCTGGCGCACTGAACTTAGTCACCAGACAAGTTCCTGAGTTTACCGAAGGTGGCTTAGATGTGGCGGCAGGCAGTGATGGTTACAGTAAAGCACATGGTTATTATGGCTCGGTGGTAAATAATGTTGGTTTCTTATTTGAAGCAGTTAATTTACAAGCCGATGGCTTTAAAGAGCTAGACAATGGCGGGGATACCGGGTTTGAAAAAAATGATTTTCTCGCCAAGTTCAATTACAAACTAAGCCAAGGCGATTTAAACCACACCTTTGGCCTTAAGCTTAGTTACGCTGATGAGCTGTCGGATGAAACCTACTTGGGGTTAACGGATGAAGACTTTGCGGCGAATCCGTATCGTCGTTATGCTGCCACGCAGCCTGCCGAGATGGATACCAAACACACCCAAGTGATGTTTTCACACCTCCTTGAAGGGAATGGCTTTGATGTCATTACGCGCCTTTATCGCAATGATTACGAACGTGCTTGGTTAAAACTCAACGGCATTGGCAGCAGTGGTGGTCCATCGTTGTCCAAGGTGTTGGCCAATCCAGCAGATTTCGCTGATGAATACGCTGTTATCACTGGCAGTCGAGACTCAGTGATTGCCGGTTCAAACTTATTCTTAACCATGGGCACCAACGACCGTGAATACTTTTCTCAAGGCGTACAAGTGGATGCCGATGCTACCGTGTCGCTATTTGGTTTAGAGCACGATGTCGCTGTAGGTTTGCGCTTTCACGAGGATGAAATTGAACGTAAGCACTTTGAGCAAGCATATGCGATGGAGTCTGGCATCCCGATGTTGGTGGAAGGCTCCAAGCAGTTCGCCTCACTGAATTCAGAAAACACCAAAGCTTGGTCTGTTTACATTGAAGATAAAGTGCAACTGGATGCCCTGACTCTAGGAGTTGGCTTACGTGGTGAGCTGATGGACATGTACTACCAAGACAACAAAGATGCCGATCGCTGGATTGATAAAACCACGCGTATTTGGCTACCCAGTGTCAGTGGCTTTTATCAGTTATCTGAGGATGCCGGATTATTGTTTGGTGTACACCAAGGCTTTATCCCGTCGTCACCGCAGCAAGATCCGAATTTAGAACTTGAGAAAAGTATTAACTATGAGTTCGGTGGTCGCTTTAATGATGGCGTAACACAGTTTGAGGTGGTTAGCTTCTTTAATGATTACGACAATCTCAATGAAACCTGCGGCCAGTCAAACTGTGGTGTAAATGATCAGCAAGGGCGTCAGTTCAGTGGCGGTGAGGCCAGCGTGTATGGCCTTGAGATGCAGTTTGCCCAGCGTTACCCATTAAACCTGCAGGTAGACATTCCGTATAGCTTTACCTATACCTACACCAAAGGGGAGTTTGAAAGTGAGCAATTCACTAAATTCGCCCAATGGGGCCACATTAAAGACGGTGATGAACTGCCGTATTTACCAGATCATCAAGCGACCTTTAACATTGGTCTAGCAGCGAATGACTGGAAAATTAATTTAGCAGTGAAGTACATAAGCTCAATGTCGGAATCGGCAGGCCGTAGCTGGGTGTTATACGATGCCAGCGGTCAAACGGAACTGGACAGCTATGAGCTGCCACTGGAATCGTCAAAAGTGCCGAGCGCGACCATTGTGGATTTATCAGCAAGCTATGAACTGGGCCGTTATGGTCAAATCTATGGCAAAATAGATAACCTGTTCGATGATGCTGAAATCGTCAGTCGTCGCCCGTATGGCGCTAGACCAGGTAAACCAAGACAGGTTAGCCTGGGCTATAAATATCGCTTTTAA
- the ilvC gene encoding ketol-acid reductoisomerase: MSNYFNTLSLREQLAQLSQCHFMDPKEFEQGVDVLIGKKLVIVGCGAQGLNQGLNLRDSGLDVSYALRPSAIAEKRQSYLNASENGFVVGTYEELIPEADLVLNLTPDKQHTAVVNAVMPLMKKSATLAYSHGFNIVEEGMQVRDDLTVIMVAPKCPGTEVREEYKRGFGVPTLIAVHPENDPEGKGLEQAKAYAAGTGGHRAGVLQSSFIAEVKSDLMGEQTILCGMLQTGSILCFDKMVAEGIEPGYASKLVQYGWEVITEALKHGGITNMMDRLSNPAKLRAFDLSEQLKTLMRPLYNKHMDDIISGEFSKGMMADWAEDDAKLHAWRAETAETAFEKQANSDADIAEQAFFDQGILMVAMVKAGVELAFETMTAAGIIDESAYYESLHETPLIANTIARKKLFEMNRTISDTAEYGCYLYNHACLPLLQPFMQSVSVSDIGQGLTAANSYVDNQKLIAVNQAIRNHPVEKVGATLRGYMSDMKKII, translated from the coding sequence ATGTCGAATTACTTTAATACTTTATCTTTGCGTGAGCAATTAGCTCAGCTTTCTCAATGTCACTTCATGGATCCCAAAGAGTTCGAACAAGGTGTCGATGTCCTCATTGGCAAAAAACTAGTTATTGTCGGCTGTGGTGCTCAAGGTTTAAACCAAGGCCTTAATTTACGTGACTCGGGCCTTGACGTAAGTTACGCATTACGTCCTTCAGCCATCGCAGAAAAAAGACAATCTTACCTCAACGCTAGCGAAAATGGCTTTGTGGTTGGTACCTATGAAGAACTCATTCCCGAAGCGGATTTGGTGCTTAACTTAACCCCAGACAAACAGCATACAGCGGTAGTCAACGCCGTGATGCCACTAATGAAAAAAAGCGCCACCCTAGCCTATTCTCATGGCTTTAATATTGTTGAGGAAGGGATGCAAGTGCGCGACGACCTAACAGTGATCATGGTTGCCCCTAAGTGCCCTGGTACTGAAGTTCGAGAAGAGTACAAACGCGGCTTTGGTGTCCCCACTTTGATCGCCGTTCACCCAGAAAACGATCCTGAAGGCAAAGGCTTAGAACAAGCAAAAGCGTATGCAGCAGGCACCGGTGGCCACCGAGCTGGGGTATTACAATCGTCCTTCATTGCCGAAGTGAAATCGGATTTAATGGGCGAGCAAACTATTTTATGTGGCATGCTGCAAACCGGTTCAATATTGTGCTTTGACAAAATGGTCGCAGAAGGGATAGAACCAGGTTACGCCTCAAAATTAGTCCAATATGGCTGGGAAGTCATCACTGAGGCACTTAAGCATGGTGGTATCACCAACATGATGGATAGGCTCTCTAACCCGGCAAAGCTGCGTGCTTTTGACTTAAGTGAGCAGTTAAAAACGCTAATGCGCCCGCTTTATAACAAGCACATGGACGATATTATCAGTGGTGAGTTCTCCAAGGGCATGATGGCCGATTGGGCTGAAGACGATGCAAAGCTCCATGCTTGGCGAGCCGAAACCGCAGAAACTGCGTTTGAAAAGCAAGCCAACAGCGATGCCGACATCGCAGAGCAAGCGTTTTTCGATCAAGGCATTTTAATGGTGGCGATGGTTAAAGCCGGTGTCGAGCTGGCCTTCGAGACCATGACCGCTGCGGGGATCATTGACGAATCCGCTTATTATGAGTCACTACATGAAACACCATTAATCGCCAATACCATCGCACGTAAAAAGCTGTTTGAAATGAACCGTACTATTTCTGATACGGCCGAATACGGCTGTTACTTGTACAATCATGCATGTTTGCCTTTATTACAACCCTTTATGCAAAGCGTAAGTGTGAGTGATATTGGCCAAGGCTTAACAGCAGCCAATAGCTACGTAGACAACCAAAAGTTAATTGCGGTGAATCAAGCCATTCGTAATCACCCAGTTGAAAAAGTTGGCGCAACCTTGCGCGGCTATATGTCTGATATGAAGAAAATAATCTAA
- a CDS encoding imelysin family protein → MKVYKRLSAAAVAVTLALTGCGESTSSSQGPAFQDNDTPDTGNPTTPTQFDEAALVSNLVNNVLTPAIEQFNALATKQQQQVGNYCAAEKSAAEDTASLRTLAQDSWRDAMVSWQYVEMMQMGPLTANSKELKNNIYVWPATGSLCALDQDVAYFEDGVINGDSDRPYVLEERTSNRKGLTALEYLLFSDELNHHCTTANTALATWNTRPEQERRIARCEFATAVAQDIEGHSETLLTRWNGDQGYAAKLLNAGGPGSPFDTPHLALNEISKALFYMTEELKDGKVATPLGLGFPNACGLEACPEAVESPIAAHSKENLLANIRAFKQIFTGQGSDSDNTLGFDDFLDAEDGSDVKARMLEGLAAAEATLMAMPASLQQELANNPENVTQTHTDVKVVTDDLKADFIEKLALELPQTSAGDND, encoded by the coding sequence ATGAAAGTGTATAAACGTTTAAGCGCCGCTGCCGTGGCTGTCACGCTAGCACTCACAGGTTGCGGCGAAAGTACCTCAAGTAGCCAGGGTCCTGCTTTTCAAGACAATGACACGCCTGATACAGGTAATCCAACCACACCTACGCAGTTTGACGAAGCGGCCTTGGTGAGCAATTTAGTGAACAATGTACTGACCCCAGCCATCGAGCAATTTAATGCCCTTGCCACCAAGCAGCAGCAACAGGTTGGTAATTACTGTGCCGCGGAAAAATCGGCGGCAGAAGATACGGCGTCATTACGCACGTTAGCCCAAGACAGTTGGCGCGATGCTATGGTCAGCTGGCAATACGTCGAAATGATGCAAATGGGCCCACTCACTGCCAATAGCAAAGAGCTTAAGAACAACATTTATGTATGGCCTGCCACGGGATCACTTTGTGCCCTAGACCAAGATGTTGCCTACTTCGAAGACGGTGTTATCAATGGCGACAGCGATAGACCCTATGTGCTTGAAGAGCGTACCTCGAATCGTAAAGGCTTGACGGCACTTGAGTACCTTTTATTTAGCGATGAGCTTAACCATCACTGCACCACGGCCAACACCGCGTTAGCAACATGGAATACCCGCCCAGAGCAAGAGCGTCGCATTGCCAGATGTGAATTTGCCACGGCAGTTGCCCAAGATATCGAAGGGCACAGTGAAACCTTGTTAACGCGCTGGAATGGCGACCAAGGCTATGCCGCCAAGCTGCTTAATGCAGGTGGCCCAGGCTCTCCTTTCGATACACCGCACCTAGCGCTGAATGAGATCTCAAAAGCGCTATTCTACATGACCGAAGAGTTAAAGGATGGCAAGGTAGCAACACCATTGGGTTTAGGTTTTCCAAACGCCTGTGGTTTAGAGGCTTGTCCTGAAGCCGTAGAGTCTCCGATTGCGGCGCACTCTAAAGAAAACTTACTCGCCAACATTCGTGCCTTTAAACAGATTTTCACCGGCCAGGGCAGTGACAGCGATAACACCCTAGGCTTTGATGATTTTCTCGATGCCGAAGATGGCAGCGATGTTAAAGCACGCATGTTAGAGGGATTAGCCGCAGCAGAAGCAACATTAATGGCGATGCCGGCGAGCTTACAGCAAGAATTGGCAAATAACCCTGAAAACGTAACGCAAACGCACACAGACGTTAAAGTTGTAACGGATGACTTAAAAGCGGACTTTATCGAAAAGCTCGCCCTAGAACTTCCACAAACTTCGGCAGGTGACAATGACTAA
- a CDS encoding response regulator transcription factor codes for MSTILVAQSNDTQLTTQQKMLEEQGYDVELLREIGQINGYAGKSISGVVLDQAIASVPSCDSISQFRQKFKAPVIVSLDSHDEDVHSLFLELGADEVIAKDAKPRLWRARLDALLKRQLPYEEESQPEQLSFGQLHIDKNTRRVSFAQERIDLTTHEFELLWLLASQAGKVVKREFVYEQILGKYYRPDTRTIDVRISRLRKKLHDNPSRPEKIKTIWRQGYLFVTDVWN; via the coding sequence GTGTCTACTATCTTGGTTGCACAAAGCAATGATACGCAATTAACAACACAACAAAAAATGCTTGAAGAACAGGGGTATGACGTTGAATTATTAAGGGAAATAGGGCAAATAAACGGTTACGCAGGGAAATCCATCAGTGGTGTTGTGCTCGATCAAGCTATCGCTTCGGTTCCCAGCTGTGACTCAATTAGTCAATTTCGACAAAAATTTAAAGCGCCAGTGATCGTTAGCCTAGACAGTCATGATGAAGACGTCCACAGTCTGTTTTTAGAGCTCGGTGCCGATGAAGTCATCGCCAAAGACGCCAAACCCCGACTTTGGCGTGCCCGCCTAGATGCGTTATTGAAACGCCAACTACCCTATGAAGAGGAGTCGCAACCTGAGCAACTGAGCTTTGGTCAACTCCACATTGATAAAAACACTCGTCGAGTGAGCTTTGCGCAAGAGCGCATCGACTTGACTACCCATGAATTTGAATTGCTATGGCTATTGGCCAGTCAAGCGGGCAAAGTGGTCAAGCGTGAATTTGTCTATGAACAAATCTTGGGCAAATATTATCGCCCAGACACTCGCACCATTGACGTCAGAATTTCTCGCTTACGAAAAAAATTACACGACAACCCCAGTCGCCCTGAGAAAATTAAGACCATCTGGCGACAAGGTTATTTATTTGTAACCGATGTGTGGAATTAA
- a CDS encoding methyl-accepting chemotaxis protein, with protein sequence MQNTGLTITQRITLLGSLIAIAVACLIGVTSLYSAKTLTHERMLQSELPSKVESINKSLSKQISSLKNAAQQLSSNLFITQSAQQNQLDETLLVNELKRIAAQYDLVTASWANRENHKYWNQNGFLRQLNRDQDGWFFGFTQSGQAFSISIYQEAPGDVKMFVNHQQLNGIGLAGLAKSIDDMQAMLANMKIEQTGFVFVINRQGTVQLHPDASKVAKSSLSDFYGNDSGVFINTDSFIVKELEVDGDTNLVAASPIPNTDLLVVAQVPTSEVYSGITDLQWQIIGFSLVIALVASFISMLLSKNLSAPLKNMAELFDQLGNGDAKLDYRLPDSSQPELHALANGFNQFMTKIEEAIHMVAEESHSIRATSEAVLVQSQQNSQSLEEQKSQTMSVAAAINEMGATVQEIASSATNTAKLTEESKVSTASSRQGVQQSQETLHLLATDIDNMASQVATLAQKTKSIANIVDVISGISEQTNLLALNAAIESARAGEHGRGFAVVADEVRALASRTSQSTDEIQATISELTQVSDNIVSQIQRSSKQAEQSVDTMQMSVDLMLEISETANQINDMTALIATATEQQSNVVADVGRNIEQISEISDSVMHEQLDTEQAIQRLASSAKTLDDLVASF encoded by the coding sequence ATGCAAAATACAGGCTTAACTATAACTCAAAGAATTACCTTACTCGGTAGTCTTATTGCCATAGCGGTTGCTTGTTTGATCGGGGTTACCTCGCTCTACAGCGCCAAAACGCTCACTCATGAGCGCATGCTGCAATCTGAATTGCCCAGCAAGGTAGAAAGTATAAATAAATCACTGAGCAAGCAAATCAGTAGCTTAAAAAATGCGGCACAACAGCTATCCAGTAACTTATTTATCACGCAAAGTGCGCAGCAAAACCAACTTGATGAGACTTTGTTAGTGAATGAGCTCAAACGCATCGCAGCTCAATATGACTTAGTAACGGCCTCATGGGCGAACCGAGAAAACCATAAATATTGGAATCAAAATGGCTTTTTGCGCCAGCTGAACCGTGACCAAGACGGTTGGTTTTTTGGCTTTACGCAAAGTGGTCAAGCGTTTTCTATTAGCATCTATCAAGAAGCACCTGGTGATGTGAAGATGTTTGTCAACCACCAGCAGCTTAACGGCATTGGTCTGGCGGGGTTGGCGAAAAGCATTGACGACATGCAGGCCATGTTAGCCAATATGAAGATCGAGCAAACCGGCTTTGTCTTTGTTATTAACCGCCAAGGCACGGTGCAATTACACCCAGACGCCAGTAAAGTAGCTAAATCGTCTCTCAGCGACTTTTATGGTAACGATAGCGGCGTATTTATTAATACCGATAGTTTTATCGTCAAAGAGCTAGAGGTGGATGGTGATACCAATTTGGTTGCTGCCAGCCCAATTCCAAATACTGATCTTTTGGTTGTTGCGCAAGTGCCAACCAGTGAAGTATACAGTGGCATCACTGATTTGCAGTGGCAGATCATCGGGTTTTCACTTGTTATTGCTTTGGTGGCTAGTTTTATCAGTATGCTGCTGTCAAAAAACCTCAGTGCGCCTTTAAAGAATATGGCAGAGTTATTTGATCAACTCGGCAATGGTGATGCCAAGTTAGACTATCGTTTGCCTGATTCCTCGCAGCCTGAGTTGCATGCTTTGGCTAATGGCTTTAATCAGTTTATGACCAAAATCGAAGAAGCCATTCATATGGTTGCTGAAGAAAGTCATTCTATTCGCGCAACCAGCGAAGCGGTGTTAGTGCAAAGCCAGCAGAACTCGCAGTCATTAGAAGAACAGAAATCGCAAACCATGTCAGTGGCTGCTGCCATAAATGAAATGGGCGCCACCGTGCAAGAAATTGCCAGTAGCGCCACCAATACTGCGAAGCTCACTGAAGAGAGTAAAGTATCCACTGCAAGCAGTCGCCAAGGCGTACAACAAAGCCAAGAGACATTGCACCTGTTAGCGACAGACATTGACAACATGGCATCTCAAGTGGCTACGCTGGCGCAAAAGACTAAGTCCATTGCCAATATCGTTGACGTCATCAGTGGCATCTCTGAGCAAACTAACTTACTGGCATTAAACGCGGCGATTGAATCTGCCCGGGCTGGCGAGCATGGCCGTGGCTTTGCTGTGGTCGCTGATGAGGTACGCGCATTAGCCAGTCGTACTTCACAGTCAACAGACGAAATTCAAGCAACCATTTCCGAACTCACTCAGGTGTCCGATAACATAGTTAGCCAGATCCAGCGTTCAAGTAAGCAGGCCGAGCAGAGTGTCGATACCATGCAGATGTCTGTTGATTTGATGCTTGAGATTTCTGAAACCGCAAATCAAATCAATGATATGACTGCCCTTATTGCCACAGCAACAGAGCAACAGAGCAATGTGGTCGCCGATGTTGGCCGTAACATTGAACAGATCAGTGAAATCAGTGACTCAGTAATGCATGAGCAACTCGATACCGAGCAAGCCATTCAACGTCTAGCATCCTCGGCGAAAACATTGGATGATCTGGTTGCCAGCTTCTAA